A genomic segment from Bryobacteraceae bacterium encodes:
- a CDS encoding phosphoribosylanthranilate isomerase encodes MMIKICGITNAADARQAVEAGAGALGINFWPRSPRFCPVQSALGFVPSIPEGVLRVGVFVNESAETIGETCRLLHLDVAQLHGTCQPPPGVRTWKAIAVDVKFASAALDDPAHEAFLVDAPAGQLHGGSGRVFDWNLVRGAGRPIVLAGGLGPDNVARAIATARPWGVDACSRLEAAPGIKDHQKVAAFISAARRATESLQP; translated from the coding sequence ATGATGATCAAGATTTGCGGCATCACCAACGCCGCCGACGCCCGGCAAGCCGTTGAAGCGGGCGCGGGCGCTCTTGGCATCAACTTCTGGCCGCGCAGTCCTCGTTTCTGCCCGGTCCAAAGCGCCCTGGGGTTCGTTCCCTCCATTCCGGAAGGGGTTCTCCGCGTTGGTGTGTTCGTGAATGAATCCGCCGAAACCATCGGTGAGACCTGCCGCCTGCTCCACCTCGACGTCGCCCAGCTCCACGGTACGTGCCAGCCGCCACCGGGCGTCCGCACCTGGAAGGCCATCGCGGTCGACGTGAAGTTTGCTTCGGCAGCACTCGACGACCCGGCGCACGAGGCCTTCCTCGTCGACGCCCCCGCCGGCCAACTCCATGGCGGCTCCGGCCGGGTTTTCGACTGGAACCTCGTCCGCGGCGCCGGGCGCCCCATCGTCCTTGCCGGCGGACTCGGCCCCGACAACGTCGCCCGCGCCATCGCCACGGCCCGCCCGTGGGGAGTCGACGCCTGCTCGCGGCTGGAAGCCGCGCCCGGAATCAAGGATCATCAGAAGGTGGCCGCCTTCATCAGCGCGGCCCGCCGGGCAACCGAAAGTCTTCAACCATGA
- the trpC gene encoding indole-3-glycerol phosphate synthase TrpC, producing the protein MSDTIPGVLSRIVAHKNDELAGRVSTRDSLEEAASARRAARRDFHAALAARRPSIIAEAKKASPSKGLLAPDFDPARIARAYAEGGASCLSVLTDERFFQGSLADLEAARAACPLPALRKDFTLSEFHVVEAAAHGADAILLIAAILSAGQMTALRELAEKHGMAALVEVHDEEELLKAIDSGAAIIGVNNRNLHDFSVSLETSLRLADLIPEPTLRVSESGIHSPDDVRRLLDAGYQSFLVGEHLMRSGDPVAALRALTAA; encoded by the coding sequence ATGTCCGACACCATTCCCGGCGTGCTCAGCCGCATTGTCGCCCACAAAAACGACGAGCTTGCCGGCCGTGTGTCTACACGCGACTCGCTCGAAGAGGCTGCCTCCGCCCGCCGTGCTGCTCGCCGTGATTTCCACGCCGCCCTTGCCGCGCGCCGGCCTTCGATCATCGCCGAAGCCAAGAAAGCCTCGCCCTCCAAAGGGCTGCTCGCCCCCGATTTCGACCCCGCCCGCATCGCCCGCGCATACGCTGAGGGAGGCGCGTCCTGCCTCTCCGTCCTCACGGACGAGCGCTTCTTCCAGGGCTCCCTCGCCGACCTCGAAGCCGCCCGCGCCGCGTGTCCCCTCCCCGCCCTCCGCAAGGATTTCACTCTCTCCGAATTCCACGTCGTCGAGGCCGCCGCGCATGGCGCAGACGCCATCCTGTTGATCGCCGCCATCCTCTCCGCCGGTCAGATGACCGCCCTTCGCGAACTGGCTGAAAAGCATGGAATGGCCGCGCTCGTCGAGGTCCACGACGAAGAAGAACTGCTCAAGGCCATCGACTCCGGCGCCGCCATCATCGGCGTCAACAACCGGAATCTCCACGATTTCTCGGTATCTCTGGAAACCTCCCTCCGCCTCGCCGACCTCATTCCCGAACCTACGCTTCGCGTCAGTGAAAGCGGGATCCATTCGCCGGACGACGTCCGCCGCCTGCTCGATGCAGGCTATCAATCGTTCCTCGTCGGTGAACACCTCATGCGCTCCGGCGACCCGGTCGCCGCCTTGCGCGCCCTCACGGCGGCATGA
- the trpB gene encoding tryptophan synthase subunit beta, which produces MNQPPIESQPDAGGHFGPYGGRFVPETLMSPLEEVEQAWRKSREDRAFQSELKELLEKFAGRPTPLYLARRLSDSLGGARIYLKREDLLHTGAHKINNCLGQVLLARRMGKKRVIAETGAGQHGVATATVCALFGLDCTVYMGEEDMRRQRLNVFRMRLLGAKVVGVAAGSRTLKDAISEAMRDWVTNVETTHYLLGSALGAHPYPVMVRDFHRCIGDEARGQILEAEGRLPDSCIACVGGGSNAIGLFYPFIADTSVRLVGVEAGGRGGELGHHAARFSGGSPGVLQGTRSYLLQDADGQIALTHSVSAGLDYASVGPEHAWLHDRQRAEYVNCSDKDALAAALRLSRTEGIIPALESAHGIAEAIRRAPSEPGAVYIVNLSGRGDKDIDIYRENFPELDEAAR; this is translated from the coding sequence ATGAACCAACCACCCATCGAATCGCAGCCGGACGCCGGGGGCCATTTCGGTCCCTACGGCGGCCGCTTCGTCCCAGAGACACTGATGTCGCCGCTCGAAGAGGTGGAACAGGCGTGGCGCAAGTCACGTGAGGACCGGGCGTTTCAGTCTGAACTGAAAGAGTTACTTGAGAAGTTCGCCGGCCGCCCCACGCCCCTCTATCTCGCCCGGCGCCTGTCGGACTCCCTCGGCGGCGCGCGCATCTATCTCAAGCGCGAAGACCTGCTCCACACCGGCGCTCACAAGATCAACAACTGCCTCGGCCAGGTGCTGCTCGCCCGACGCATGGGCAAAAAGCGCGTCATCGCCGAAACCGGAGCCGGACAGCACGGCGTCGCCACCGCCACCGTCTGCGCATTGTTCGGGCTCGACTGCACCGTCTACATGGGCGAAGAGGACATGCGCCGGCAGCGCCTCAACGTCTTCCGCATGCGCCTCCTCGGGGCCAAGGTCGTCGGCGTCGCCGCCGGAAGCCGCACCCTCAAAGACGCTATCAGCGAGGCCATGCGGGACTGGGTCACCAATGTCGAAACCACGCACTATCTGCTCGGTTCCGCACTCGGCGCGCACCCCTACCCGGTGATGGTCCGCGACTTCCACCGCTGCATCGGCGACGAAGCCCGCGGCCAGATCCTCGAAGCCGAAGGGCGTCTCCCGGATTCCTGCATCGCCTGTGTCGGGGGCGGCAGCAACGCCATCGGCCTGTTCTATCCATTCATCGCCGATACGTCCGTACGCCTCGTCGGTGTCGAGGCCGGCGGCCGCGGCGGTGAACTCGGCCACCACGCCGCGCGCTTCTCCGGCGGCTCCCCGGGCGTTCTCCAAGGCACGCGCAGCTATTTGCTACAGGACGCCGACGGCCAGATCGCCCTCACTCATTCCGTCTCGGCCGGGCTCGACTACGCGAGCGTCGGCCCCGAGCACGCCTGGCTGCATGACCGCCAGCGCGCCGAGTACGTGAACTGCTCCGACAAGGACGCCCTCGCCGCCGCGCTCCGTCTTTCCCGCACCGAAGGAATCATCCCGGCGCTCGAATCCGCGCATGGAATCGCTGAAGCCATCCGCCGCGCGCCTTCCGAACCCGGCGCCGTCTACATCGTCAACCTCTCCGGCCGCGGCGACAAGGATATCGATATTTACCGCGAAAACTTCCCCGAGCTCGACGAGGCAGCTCGATGA